A single genomic interval of Labrus bergylta chromosome 18, fLabBer1.1, whole genome shotgun sequence harbors:
- the numb gene encoding protein numb homolog isoform X3: protein MNKLRQSFRRKKDVYVPESSRPHQWQTDEEAVRSGKCSFAVKYLGHVEVEESRGMHICEDAVKRLKTAGKKAVRAVLWVSADGLRVVDDKTKDLILDQTIEKVSFCAPDRNFERAFSYICRDGTTRRWICHCFMAIKDSGERLSHAVGCAFAACLERKQKREKECGVTATFDANRTTFTREGSFRVTTATEAAEREEVMRQLQDAKKAESDVTVAGNSATSVTNSSAHPSGGSPSPSSSPPLSVGTLGPQAIPRRHAPADVIARQGSFRGFPVLSQKTSPFKRQLSLRMNELPSTMQRKSDFPSKNTVPEVEGESDSISSLCTQITSAFSGPPEDPFSSAPMPKPTSSPQSPVAPVNGAAPAFSVAAASAAVTPNPPALPPALPARDTNPWAKTPGGAPASAQPGSNWTSPTPVIVVPPSSSPVLSSHRRTPSEADRWLEEVTKSVRAPPTNPILAAAPPPAQPFSAPVVPMPVASVPSVPPVAFMSSLPSAVPMLPPRQPAFHAQAPAYPMPNGLPFPQPSVPVVGITPSQMVANVFGSATQPGPYPLPTSTTTQHDIQAVGSVSPFIKPPPPAIVHPAPLQPSNGSATFNGSDNWAAPSQLAPSSPATQPPPGPQDDNFEAQWAALEGRSRQRTTPSPTNPFSTELHKTFEIQL, encoded by the exons ATGAATAAGCTACGGCAGAGCTTCCGCCGGAAGAAAGACGTCTACGTGCCGGAGTCGAGTCGGCCGCACCAGTGGCAGACAGACGAGGAGGCGGTCCGCAGCGGCAAATGTAGCTTTGCAGTCAAg TACCTGGGCCatgtggaggtggaggagtcCCGAGGCATGCACATCTGTGAGGACGCAGTGAAGCGGCTGAAGACG gCCGGGAAGAAGGCGGTGCGGGCGGTGTTGTGGGTGTCGGCAGATGGTCTACGTGTCGTAGACGATAAAACAAAG GACCTGATCCTGGACCAGACAATAGAGAAGGTGTCGTTCTGCGCTCCGGACCGAAACTTTGAGAGAGCGTTCTCTTACATCTGCAGGGACGGAACGACTCGACGCTGGATCTGCCACTGTTTCATGGCCATTAAAGACTCA GGAGAGCGTCTCAGTCACGCTGTGGGTTGCGCGTTCGCCGCCTGTCTGGAGCGGAAACAGAAACGAGAGAAGGAGTGCGGCGTCACGGCAACCTTTGACGCCAACAGAACCACGTTCACCCGCGAGGGCTCGTTTCGCGTCACAACGGCCACAGAGGCGGCGGAGCGGGAGGAAGTCATGCGGCAGCTGCAGGACGCCAAAAAAG CAGAATCCGATGTGACTGTTGCCGGGAACTCAGCCACCAGTGTGACAAACTCCTCAGCACACCCTTCAGGAGGCTCGCCGTCCCCCTcgtcctccccccctctctctgtgggGACGCTGGGACCCCAGGCCATACCGCGCAGGCATGCACCGGCCGATGTGATCGCCAGGCAGGGCTCCTTCAGAGGCTTCCCGGTGCTCAGTCAGAAGACGTCTCCTTTCAAACGACAGCTGTCACTACGCATGAACGAGCTGCCCTCCACCATGCAGCGCAAGTCTGACTTCCCCAGCAAGAACACAG TCCCCGAGGTCGAAGGAGAAAGTGACAGCATCAGCTCGCTGTGCACTCAGATCACCTCAGCGTTCAGCGGACCCCCGGAGGACCCCTTCTCCTCGGCACCGATGCCCAAACCGACCTCATCCCCACAGTCTCCTGTGGCACCAG TGAACGGCGCCGCTCCGGCCTTCTCTGTCGCTGCTGCGTCTGCTGCTGTAACTCCTAACCCCCCCGCTCTGCCCCCCGCTCTGCCTGCTCGGGACACTAACCCCTGGGCTAAGACCCCAGGAGGGGCCCCGGCCTCAGCACAGCCAG GAAGTAACTGGACATCCCCCACCCCGGTGATCGTGGTCCCCCCGTCATCCTCTCCAGTCTTATCGTCTCACAGACGCACGCCCTCAGAAGCAGACCGGTGGTTAGAAGAGGTCACCAAGTCTGTCCGAGCCCCGCCGACCAACCCGATCCTGGCGGCGGCCCCTCCCCCCGCTCAGCCGTTTTCAGCTCCCGTTGTGCCGATGCCCGTGGCTTCTGTTCCCTCCGTTCCCCCGGTGGCCTTTATGTCCTCTCTGCCCTCCGCCGTGCCCATGTTGCCCCCTCGCCAGCCCGCCTTCCACGCTCAGGCTCCGGCCTACCCGATGCCGAACGGGCTGCCGTTCCCTCAGCCCAGCGTGCCGGTGGTCGGCATCACGCCCTCACAGATGGTGGCTAACGTGTTCGGCTCAGCCACGCAGCCCGGGCCCTACCCGCTCCCGACCTCCACAACAACCCAGCATGATATCCAGGCTGTGGGCAGCGTCAGCCCCTTTATCAAACCCCCGCCGCCCGCCATAGTGCACCCTGCTCCCCTCCAGCCCTCCAACGGCAGCGCCACCTTTAACGGATCAGACAACTGGGCTGCTCCATCCCAACTCGCTCCATCTTCCCCCGCCACCCAGCCGCCTCCGGGGCCGCAGGATGATAACTTTGAGGCCCAGTGGGCAGCCTTGGAGGGCCGCTCCCGCCAGCGCACCACGCCCTCCCCGACAAACCCCTTCTCCACCGAGCTGCACAAGACCTTTGAGATCCAGCTCTGA
- the numb gene encoding protein numb homolog isoform X2 has product MNKLRQSFRRKKDVYVPESSRPHQWQTDEEAVRSGKCSFAVKYLGHVEVEESRGMHICEDAVKRLKTDRKFFKGFFAKAGKKAVRAVLWVSADGLRVVDDKTKDLILDQTIEKVSFCAPDRNFERAFSYICRDGTTRRWICHCFMAIKDSGERLSHAVGCAFAACLERKQKREKECGVTATFDANRTTFTREGSFRVTTATEAAEREEVMRQLQDAKKESDVTVAGNSATSVTNSSAHPSGGSPSPSSSPPLSVGTLGPQAIPRRHAPADVIARQGSFRGFPVLSQKTSPFKRQLSLRMNELPSTMQRKSDFPSKNTVPEVEGESDSISSLCTQITSAFSGPPEDPFSSAPMPKPTSSPQSPVAPVNGAAPAFSVAAASAAVTPNPPALPPALPARDTNPWAKTPGGAPASAQPGSNWTSPTPVIVVPPSSSPVLSSHRRTPSEADRWLEEVTKSVRAPPTNPILAAAPPPAQPFSAPVVPMPVASVPSVPPVAFMSSLPSAVPMLPPRQPAFHAQAPAYPMPNGLPFPQPSVPVVGITPSQMVANVFGSATQPGPYPLPTSTTTQHDIQAVGSVSPFIKPPPPAIVHPAPLQPSNGSATFNGSDNWAAPSQLAPSSPATQPPPGPQDDNFEAQWAALEGRSRQRTTPSPTNPFSTELHKTFEIQL; this is encoded by the exons ATGAATAAGCTACGGCAGAGCTTCCGCCGGAAGAAAGACGTCTACGTGCCGGAGTCGAGTCGGCCGCACCAGTGGCAGACAGACGAGGAGGCGGTCCGCAGCGGCAAATGTAGCTTTGCAGTCAAg TACCTGGGCCatgtggaggtggaggagtcCCGAGGCATGCACATCTGTGAGGACGCAGTGAAGCGGCTGAAGACG GACAGGAAATTCTTCAAAGGATTCTTTGCAAAA gCCGGGAAGAAGGCGGTGCGGGCGGTGTTGTGGGTGTCGGCAGATGGTCTACGTGTCGTAGACGATAAAACAAAG GACCTGATCCTGGACCAGACAATAGAGAAGGTGTCGTTCTGCGCTCCGGACCGAAACTTTGAGAGAGCGTTCTCTTACATCTGCAGGGACGGAACGACTCGACGCTGGATCTGCCACTGTTTCATGGCCATTAAAGACTCA GGAGAGCGTCTCAGTCACGCTGTGGGTTGCGCGTTCGCCGCCTGTCTGGAGCGGAAACAGAAACGAGAGAAGGAGTGCGGCGTCACGGCAACCTTTGACGCCAACAGAACCACGTTCACCCGCGAGGGCTCGTTTCGCGTCACAACGGCCACAGAGGCGGCGGAGCGGGAGGAAGTCATGCGGCAGCTGCAGGACGCCAAAAAAG AATCCGATGTGACTGTTGCCGGGAACTCAGCCACCAGTGTGACAAACTCCTCAGCACACCCTTCAGGAGGCTCGCCGTCCCCCTcgtcctccccccctctctctgtgggGACGCTGGGACCCCAGGCCATACCGCGCAGGCATGCACCGGCCGATGTGATCGCCAGGCAGGGCTCCTTCAGAGGCTTCCCGGTGCTCAGTCAGAAGACGTCTCCTTTCAAACGACAGCTGTCACTACGCATGAACGAGCTGCCCTCCACCATGCAGCGCAAGTCTGACTTCCCCAGCAAGAACACAG TCCCCGAGGTCGAAGGAGAAAGTGACAGCATCAGCTCGCTGTGCACTCAGATCACCTCAGCGTTCAGCGGACCCCCGGAGGACCCCTTCTCCTCGGCACCGATGCCCAAACCGACCTCATCCCCACAGTCTCCTGTGGCACCAG TGAACGGCGCCGCTCCGGCCTTCTCTGTCGCTGCTGCGTCTGCTGCTGTAACTCCTAACCCCCCCGCTCTGCCCCCCGCTCTGCCTGCTCGGGACACTAACCCCTGGGCTAAGACCCCAGGAGGGGCCCCGGCCTCAGCACAGCCAG GAAGTAACTGGACATCCCCCACCCCGGTGATCGTGGTCCCCCCGTCATCCTCTCCAGTCTTATCGTCTCACAGACGCACGCCCTCAGAAGCAGACCGGTGGTTAGAAGAGGTCACCAAGTCTGTCCGAGCCCCGCCGACCAACCCGATCCTGGCGGCGGCCCCTCCCCCCGCTCAGCCGTTTTCAGCTCCCGTTGTGCCGATGCCCGTGGCTTCTGTTCCCTCCGTTCCCCCGGTGGCCTTTATGTCCTCTCTGCCCTCCGCCGTGCCCATGTTGCCCCCTCGCCAGCCCGCCTTCCACGCTCAGGCTCCGGCCTACCCGATGCCGAACGGGCTGCCGTTCCCTCAGCCCAGCGTGCCGGTGGTCGGCATCACGCCCTCACAGATGGTGGCTAACGTGTTCGGCTCAGCCACGCAGCCCGGGCCCTACCCGCTCCCGACCTCCACAACAACCCAGCATGATATCCAGGCTGTGGGCAGCGTCAGCCCCTTTATCAAACCCCCGCCGCCCGCCATAGTGCACCCTGCTCCCCTCCAGCCCTCCAACGGCAGCGCCACCTTTAACGGATCAGACAACTGGGCTGCTCCATCCCAACTCGCTCCATCTTCCCCCGCCACCCAGCCGCCTCCGGGGCCGCAGGATGATAACTTTGAGGCCCAGTGGGCAGCCTTGGAGGGCCGCTCCCGCCAGCGCACCACGCCCTCCCCGACAAACCCCTTCTCCACCGAGCTGCACAAGACCTTTGAGATCCAGCTCTGA
- the numb gene encoding protein numb homolog isoform X6: protein MNKLRQSFRRKKDVYVPESSRPHQWQTDEEAVRSGKCSFAVKYLGHVEVEESRGMHICEDAVKRLKTAGKKAVRAVLWVSADGLRVVDDKTKDLILDQTIEKVSFCAPDRNFERAFSYICRDGTTRRWICHCFMAIKDSGERLSHAVGCAFAACLERKQKREKECGVTATFDANRTTFTREGSFRVTTATEAAEREEVMRQLQDAKKAESDVTVAGNSATSVTNSSAHPSGGSPSPSSSPPLSVGTLGPQAIPRRHAPADVIARQGSFRGFPVLSQKTSPFKRQLSLRMNELPSTMQRKSDFPSKNTVPEVEGESDSISSLCTQITSAFSGPPEDPFSSAPMPKPTSSPQSPVAPGSNWTSPTPVIVVPPSSSPVLSSHRRTPSEADRWLEEVTKSVRAPPTNPILAAAPPPAQPFSAPVVPMPVASVPSVPPVAFMSSLPSAVPMLPPRQPAFHAQAPAYPMPNGLPFPQPSVPVVGITPSQMVANVFGSATQPGPYPLPTSTTTQHDIQAVGSVSPFIKPPPPAIVHPAPLQPSNGSATFNGSDNWAAPSQLAPSSPATQPPPGPQDDNFEAQWAALEGRSRQRTTPSPTNPFSTELHKTFEIQL from the exons ATGAATAAGCTACGGCAGAGCTTCCGCCGGAAGAAAGACGTCTACGTGCCGGAGTCGAGTCGGCCGCACCAGTGGCAGACAGACGAGGAGGCGGTCCGCAGCGGCAAATGTAGCTTTGCAGTCAAg TACCTGGGCCatgtggaggtggaggagtcCCGAGGCATGCACATCTGTGAGGACGCAGTGAAGCGGCTGAAGACG gCCGGGAAGAAGGCGGTGCGGGCGGTGTTGTGGGTGTCGGCAGATGGTCTACGTGTCGTAGACGATAAAACAAAG GACCTGATCCTGGACCAGACAATAGAGAAGGTGTCGTTCTGCGCTCCGGACCGAAACTTTGAGAGAGCGTTCTCTTACATCTGCAGGGACGGAACGACTCGACGCTGGATCTGCCACTGTTTCATGGCCATTAAAGACTCA GGAGAGCGTCTCAGTCACGCTGTGGGTTGCGCGTTCGCCGCCTGTCTGGAGCGGAAACAGAAACGAGAGAAGGAGTGCGGCGTCACGGCAACCTTTGACGCCAACAGAACCACGTTCACCCGCGAGGGCTCGTTTCGCGTCACAACGGCCACAGAGGCGGCGGAGCGGGAGGAAGTCATGCGGCAGCTGCAGGACGCCAAAAAAG CAGAATCCGATGTGACTGTTGCCGGGAACTCAGCCACCAGTGTGACAAACTCCTCAGCACACCCTTCAGGAGGCTCGCCGTCCCCCTcgtcctccccccctctctctgtgggGACGCTGGGACCCCAGGCCATACCGCGCAGGCATGCACCGGCCGATGTGATCGCCAGGCAGGGCTCCTTCAGAGGCTTCCCGGTGCTCAGTCAGAAGACGTCTCCTTTCAAACGACAGCTGTCACTACGCATGAACGAGCTGCCCTCCACCATGCAGCGCAAGTCTGACTTCCCCAGCAAGAACACAG TCCCCGAGGTCGAAGGAGAAAGTGACAGCATCAGCTCGCTGTGCACTCAGATCACCTCAGCGTTCAGCGGACCCCCGGAGGACCCCTTCTCCTCGGCACCGATGCCCAAACCGACCTCATCCCCACAGTCTCCTGTGGCACCAG GAAGTAACTGGACATCCCCCACCCCGGTGATCGTGGTCCCCCCGTCATCCTCTCCAGTCTTATCGTCTCACAGACGCACGCCCTCAGAAGCAGACCGGTGGTTAGAAGAGGTCACCAAGTCTGTCCGAGCCCCGCCGACCAACCCGATCCTGGCGGCGGCCCCTCCCCCCGCTCAGCCGTTTTCAGCTCCCGTTGTGCCGATGCCCGTGGCTTCTGTTCCCTCCGTTCCCCCGGTGGCCTTTATGTCCTCTCTGCCCTCCGCCGTGCCCATGTTGCCCCCTCGCCAGCCCGCCTTCCACGCTCAGGCTCCGGCCTACCCGATGCCGAACGGGCTGCCGTTCCCTCAGCCCAGCGTGCCGGTGGTCGGCATCACGCCCTCACAGATGGTGGCTAACGTGTTCGGCTCAGCCACGCAGCCCGGGCCCTACCCGCTCCCGACCTCCACAACAACCCAGCATGATATCCAGGCTGTGGGCAGCGTCAGCCCCTTTATCAAACCCCCGCCGCCCGCCATAGTGCACCCTGCTCCCCTCCAGCCCTCCAACGGCAGCGCCACCTTTAACGGATCAGACAACTGGGCTGCTCCATCCCAACTCGCTCCATCTTCCCCCGCCACCCAGCCGCCTCCGGGGCCGCAGGATGATAACTTTGAGGCCCAGTGGGCAGCCTTGGAGGGCCGCTCCCGCCAGCGCACCACGCCCTCCCCGACAAACCCCTTCTCCACCGAGCTGCACAAGACCTTTGAGATCCAGCTCTGA
- the numb gene encoding protein numb homolog isoform X1: MNKLRQSFRRKKDVYVPESSRPHQWQTDEEAVRSGKCSFAVKYLGHVEVEESRGMHICEDAVKRLKTDRKFFKGFFAKAGKKAVRAVLWVSADGLRVVDDKTKDLILDQTIEKVSFCAPDRNFERAFSYICRDGTTRRWICHCFMAIKDSGERLSHAVGCAFAACLERKQKREKECGVTATFDANRTTFTREGSFRVTTATEAAEREEVMRQLQDAKKAESDVTVAGNSATSVTNSSAHPSGGSPSPSSSPPLSVGTLGPQAIPRRHAPADVIARQGSFRGFPVLSQKTSPFKRQLSLRMNELPSTMQRKSDFPSKNTVPEVEGESDSISSLCTQITSAFSGPPEDPFSSAPMPKPTSSPQSPVAPVNGAAPAFSVAAASAAVTPNPPALPPALPARDTNPWAKTPGGAPASAQPGSNWTSPTPVIVVPPSSSPVLSSHRRTPSEADRWLEEVTKSVRAPPTNPILAAAPPPAQPFSAPVVPMPVASVPSVPPVAFMSSLPSAVPMLPPRQPAFHAQAPAYPMPNGLPFPQPSVPVVGITPSQMVANVFGSATQPGPYPLPTSTTTQHDIQAVGSVSPFIKPPPPAIVHPAPLQPSNGSATFNGSDNWAAPSQLAPSSPATQPPPGPQDDNFEAQWAALEGRSRQRTTPSPTNPFSTELHKTFEIQL, from the exons ATGAATAAGCTACGGCAGAGCTTCCGCCGGAAGAAAGACGTCTACGTGCCGGAGTCGAGTCGGCCGCACCAGTGGCAGACAGACGAGGAGGCGGTCCGCAGCGGCAAATGTAGCTTTGCAGTCAAg TACCTGGGCCatgtggaggtggaggagtcCCGAGGCATGCACATCTGTGAGGACGCAGTGAAGCGGCTGAAGACG GACAGGAAATTCTTCAAAGGATTCTTTGCAAAA gCCGGGAAGAAGGCGGTGCGGGCGGTGTTGTGGGTGTCGGCAGATGGTCTACGTGTCGTAGACGATAAAACAAAG GACCTGATCCTGGACCAGACAATAGAGAAGGTGTCGTTCTGCGCTCCGGACCGAAACTTTGAGAGAGCGTTCTCTTACATCTGCAGGGACGGAACGACTCGACGCTGGATCTGCCACTGTTTCATGGCCATTAAAGACTCA GGAGAGCGTCTCAGTCACGCTGTGGGTTGCGCGTTCGCCGCCTGTCTGGAGCGGAAACAGAAACGAGAGAAGGAGTGCGGCGTCACGGCAACCTTTGACGCCAACAGAACCACGTTCACCCGCGAGGGCTCGTTTCGCGTCACAACGGCCACAGAGGCGGCGGAGCGGGAGGAAGTCATGCGGCAGCTGCAGGACGCCAAAAAAG CAGAATCCGATGTGACTGTTGCCGGGAACTCAGCCACCAGTGTGACAAACTCCTCAGCACACCCTTCAGGAGGCTCGCCGTCCCCCTcgtcctccccccctctctctgtgggGACGCTGGGACCCCAGGCCATACCGCGCAGGCATGCACCGGCCGATGTGATCGCCAGGCAGGGCTCCTTCAGAGGCTTCCCGGTGCTCAGTCAGAAGACGTCTCCTTTCAAACGACAGCTGTCACTACGCATGAACGAGCTGCCCTCCACCATGCAGCGCAAGTCTGACTTCCCCAGCAAGAACACAG TCCCCGAGGTCGAAGGAGAAAGTGACAGCATCAGCTCGCTGTGCACTCAGATCACCTCAGCGTTCAGCGGACCCCCGGAGGACCCCTTCTCCTCGGCACCGATGCCCAAACCGACCTCATCCCCACAGTCTCCTGTGGCACCAG TGAACGGCGCCGCTCCGGCCTTCTCTGTCGCTGCTGCGTCTGCTGCTGTAACTCCTAACCCCCCCGCTCTGCCCCCCGCTCTGCCTGCTCGGGACACTAACCCCTGGGCTAAGACCCCAGGAGGGGCCCCGGCCTCAGCACAGCCAG GAAGTAACTGGACATCCCCCACCCCGGTGATCGTGGTCCCCCCGTCATCCTCTCCAGTCTTATCGTCTCACAGACGCACGCCCTCAGAAGCAGACCGGTGGTTAGAAGAGGTCACCAAGTCTGTCCGAGCCCCGCCGACCAACCCGATCCTGGCGGCGGCCCCTCCCCCCGCTCAGCCGTTTTCAGCTCCCGTTGTGCCGATGCCCGTGGCTTCTGTTCCCTCCGTTCCCCCGGTGGCCTTTATGTCCTCTCTGCCCTCCGCCGTGCCCATGTTGCCCCCTCGCCAGCCCGCCTTCCACGCTCAGGCTCCGGCCTACCCGATGCCGAACGGGCTGCCGTTCCCTCAGCCCAGCGTGCCGGTGGTCGGCATCACGCCCTCACAGATGGTGGCTAACGTGTTCGGCTCAGCCACGCAGCCCGGGCCCTACCCGCTCCCGACCTCCACAACAACCCAGCATGATATCCAGGCTGTGGGCAGCGTCAGCCCCTTTATCAAACCCCCGCCGCCCGCCATAGTGCACCCTGCTCCCCTCCAGCCCTCCAACGGCAGCGCCACCTTTAACGGATCAGACAACTGGGCTGCTCCATCCCAACTCGCTCCATCTTCCCCCGCCACCCAGCCGCCTCCGGGGCCGCAGGATGATAACTTTGAGGCCCAGTGGGCAGCCTTGGAGGGCCGCTCCCGCCAGCGCACCACGCCCTCCCCGACAAACCCCTTCTCCACCGAGCTGCACAAGACCTTTGAGATCCAGCTCTGA
- the numb gene encoding protein numb homolog isoform X4, whose protein sequence is MNKLRQSFRRKKDVYVPESSRPHQWQTDEEAVRSGKCSFAVKYLGHVEVEESRGMHICEDAVKRLKTAGKKAVRAVLWVSADGLRVVDDKTKDLILDQTIEKVSFCAPDRNFERAFSYICRDGTTRRWICHCFMAIKDSGERLSHAVGCAFAACLERKQKREKECGVTATFDANRTTFTREGSFRVTTATEAAEREEVMRQLQDAKKESDVTVAGNSATSVTNSSAHPSGGSPSPSSSPPLSVGTLGPQAIPRRHAPADVIARQGSFRGFPVLSQKTSPFKRQLSLRMNELPSTMQRKSDFPSKNTVPEVEGESDSISSLCTQITSAFSGPPEDPFSSAPMPKPTSSPQSPVAPVNGAAPAFSVAAASAAVTPNPPALPPALPARDTNPWAKTPGGAPASAQPGSNWTSPTPVIVVPPSSSPVLSSHRRTPSEADRWLEEVTKSVRAPPTNPILAAAPPPAQPFSAPVVPMPVASVPSVPPVAFMSSLPSAVPMLPPRQPAFHAQAPAYPMPNGLPFPQPSVPVVGITPSQMVANVFGSATQPGPYPLPTSTTTQHDIQAVGSVSPFIKPPPPAIVHPAPLQPSNGSATFNGSDNWAAPSQLAPSSPATQPPPGPQDDNFEAQWAALEGRSRQRTTPSPTNPFSTELHKTFEIQL, encoded by the exons ATGAATAAGCTACGGCAGAGCTTCCGCCGGAAGAAAGACGTCTACGTGCCGGAGTCGAGTCGGCCGCACCAGTGGCAGACAGACGAGGAGGCGGTCCGCAGCGGCAAATGTAGCTTTGCAGTCAAg TACCTGGGCCatgtggaggtggaggagtcCCGAGGCATGCACATCTGTGAGGACGCAGTGAAGCGGCTGAAGACG gCCGGGAAGAAGGCGGTGCGGGCGGTGTTGTGGGTGTCGGCAGATGGTCTACGTGTCGTAGACGATAAAACAAAG GACCTGATCCTGGACCAGACAATAGAGAAGGTGTCGTTCTGCGCTCCGGACCGAAACTTTGAGAGAGCGTTCTCTTACATCTGCAGGGACGGAACGACTCGACGCTGGATCTGCCACTGTTTCATGGCCATTAAAGACTCA GGAGAGCGTCTCAGTCACGCTGTGGGTTGCGCGTTCGCCGCCTGTCTGGAGCGGAAACAGAAACGAGAGAAGGAGTGCGGCGTCACGGCAACCTTTGACGCCAACAGAACCACGTTCACCCGCGAGGGCTCGTTTCGCGTCACAACGGCCACAGAGGCGGCGGAGCGGGAGGAAGTCATGCGGCAGCTGCAGGACGCCAAAAAAG AATCCGATGTGACTGTTGCCGGGAACTCAGCCACCAGTGTGACAAACTCCTCAGCACACCCTTCAGGAGGCTCGCCGTCCCCCTcgtcctccccccctctctctgtgggGACGCTGGGACCCCAGGCCATACCGCGCAGGCATGCACCGGCCGATGTGATCGCCAGGCAGGGCTCCTTCAGAGGCTTCCCGGTGCTCAGTCAGAAGACGTCTCCTTTCAAACGACAGCTGTCACTACGCATGAACGAGCTGCCCTCCACCATGCAGCGCAAGTCTGACTTCCCCAGCAAGAACACAG TCCCCGAGGTCGAAGGAGAAAGTGACAGCATCAGCTCGCTGTGCACTCAGATCACCTCAGCGTTCAGCGGACCCCCGGAGGACCCCTTCTCCTCGGCACCGATGCCCAAACCGACCTCATCCCCACAGTCTCCTGTGGCACCAG TGAACGGCGCCGCTCCGGCCTTCTCTGTCGCTGCTGCGTCTGCTGCTGTAACTCCTAACCCCCCCGCTCTGCCCCCCGCTCTGCCTGCTCGGGACACTAACCCCTGGGCTAAGACCCCAGGAGGGGCCCCGGCCTCAGCACAGCCAG GAAGTAACTGGACATCCCCCACCCCGGTGATCGTGGTCCCCCCGTCATCCTCTCCAGTCTTATCGTCTCACAGACGCACGCCCTCAGAAGCAGACCGGTGGTTAGAAGAGGTCACCAAGTCTGTCCGAGCCCCGCCGACCAACCCGATCCTGGCGGCGGCCCCTCCCCCCGCTCAGCCGTTTTCAGCTCCCGTTGTGCCGATGCCCGTGGCTTCTGTTCCCTCCGTTCCCCCGGTGGCCTTTATGTCCTCTCTGCCCTCCGCCGTGCCCATGTTGCCCCCTCGCCAGCCCGCCTTCCACGCTCAGGCTCCGGCCTACCCGATGCCGAACGGGCTGCCGTTCCCTCAGCCCAGCGTGCCGGTGGTCGGCATCACGCCCTCACAGATGGTGGCTAACGTGTTCGGCTCAGCCACGCAGCCCGGGCCCTACCCGCTCCCGACCTCCACAACAACCCAGCATGATATCCAGGCTGTGGGCAGCGTCAGCCCCTTTATCAAACCCCCGCCGCCCGCCATAGTGCACCCTGCTCCCCTCCAGCCCTCCAACGGCAGCGCCACCTTTAACGGATCAGACAACTGGGCTGCTCCATCCCAACTCGCTCCATCTTCCCCCGCCACCCAGCCGCCTCCGGGGCCGCAGGATGATAACTTTGAGGCCCAGTGGGCAGCCTTGGAGGGCCGCTCCCGCCAGCGCACCACGCCCTCCCCGACAAACCCCTTCTCCACCGAGCTGCACAAGACCTTTGAGATCCAGCTCTGA